In Bubalus bubalis isolate 160015118507 breed Murrah chromosome 3, NDDB_SH_1, whole genome shotgun sequence, a genomic segment contains:
- the TLCD2 gene encoding TLC domain-containing protein 2, with protein sequence MAPSGLLVTGASFAAFRGLHWGLQLLPTPGSAAQNRWKWRNICVSLVHSLLTGAGALLGLSLYPQMAADPIHGHPPWALLLVAFSVGYFLADGTDLLWNQTLGQAWDLLCHHALVVSCLSTAVLSGHYVGFSVVSLLLELNSICLHLRQLLLLSRQAPSLAFSVTSWAALTTLVLFRLVPLGWMSLWLFQQCHQIPLALVILGGTGLAFVGVMSINLGVHILVSDVLRSRPCPPILGNKEARGTRTDCDGEAITRDDSTLSLKD encoded by the exons ATGGCGCCCTCTGGGCTCCTCGTCACCGGCGCCTCCTTTGCCGCTTTCCGGGGGCTGCACTGGGGGCTGCAGCTGCTGCCCACCCCGGGATCTGCCGCCCAGAACCGTTGGAAGTGGAGGAACATTTGTGTCTCCCTGGTGCACAGCTTGCTTACGGGGGCCGGGGCGCTGCTCGG GCTGTCGCTGTACCCTCAGATGGCCGCCGACCCGATTCATGGCCACCCTCCCTGGGCTCTGCTGCTGGTGGCTTTCTCTGTGG GTTATTTCCTGGCAGATGGAACTGACTTGTTGTGGAACCAGACCTTGGGCCAGGCCTGGGATCTTCTTTGTCACCATGCACTG GTCGTGAGCTGCCTCAGCACCGCCGTTCTGTCCGGCCACTACGTGGGCTTCTCTGTGGTGTCTCTGCTCCTGGAGCTCAACTCCATCTGCCTGCACCTacgccagctgctgctgctctctCGCCAGGCCCCATCCCTGGCCTTCAGTGTGACCAGCTGGGCCGCCCTGACCACCCTGGTCCTCTTCCGCCTGGTGCCGCTGGGATGGATGAGCCTGTGGCTGTTCCAGCAATGCCACCAGATCCCTCTTGCTTTGGTCATCCTTGGTGGAACTGGACTGGCCTTTGTGGGTGTCATGAGCATCAATTTGGGCGTCCACATTTTGGTCAGTGATGTTTTGCGATCTCGGCCCTGCCCACCCATCCTTGGAAACAAGGAAGCCAGGGGCACCAGGACTGATTGTGATGGTGAGGCCATCACCAGGGATGATTCCACTCTCAGCCTGAAAGactga